The DNA region GCAGTTCTCGTCGCACAGCGGCTTGACCGGCAGGGCAAGCAGGTATTGTTCCCACAAAAGGCTGCCCACGTCCAGTTCCAGGACCGTGCCCCGCCGGCGCAGCAGCCCCGGCTCCAGGGCCTGTTCGCCCTCCAGGGGCGTTTCCTCGAAGAGTTCGAAGTCCTCGTCGAGGCTGAGGGTCACGTCCTCGGCGCAGCGGTCGCAGGGCACGACGACCGTACCGGAGAGCCTGCCCCGCAGCAGCACGCCCCGGCCCTGGGGCAGCACGGAAAACTCGGCGGCCAGGCCGGTGCCCGGGGCGGTCAGGACATGGGGCAGGGAAAATTCCGCGATGGGACCGGTCCACAGGGCCTGGTCGGAAAACGAAAATTCCCGGCCGTCCGCCGGGATGTCGGTGATATCGAGCCAGAGTTCGGACATGGGTTTCCTCGCGAAGAAGTGAGTGCTAGTCCGTGGTCCGGCCGTTGTCAAGAAAAAGCTTGCCAAGGCCGGGCTTCCCATGTACCTCACAAAATTCTTTGCGTCACTGCGAAAAACGCGCCGTCGCCATGGGGCCGGAGAGTGCCTTCCGGCGGGCGGCCCCGCGATCATGTTTCCAGGAGGAACCACCGTCATGGCCAAGATTTGCGAGCATTGCGGCAAGAAGCCCCAGGTCGGCAACAACGTCAGCCACGCCAACAACAAGACCAAGCGCCGCTTCGAGCCCAACCTGGTCAAGGTCCGCGCCCAGCTGCCTTCCGGCGAAGTGACCACCGTGACCGTGTGCACCCGCTGCCTGCGTTCCGGCGTGGTGACCAAGCCGGCCGTGAAAAGCGCCTAGCGCTTCCTTCGTCCTGTTTCCGTGAGGGCGATGCGGTCTTGCCGCATCGCCCTTTCCTTTGGTTCCCGTCAGGGAGCGGGCCGGG from Solidesulfovibrio sp. includes:
- a CDS encoding DUF177 domain-containing protein, producing MSELWLDITDIPADGREFSFSDQALWTGPIAEFSLPHVLTAPGTGLAAEFSVLPQGRGVLLRGRLSGTVVVPCDRCAEDVTLSLDEDFELFEETPLEGEQALEPGLLRRRGTVLELDVGSLLWEQYLLALPVKPLCDENCRGLCPRCGAPLGDGPCGCADEGGDPRLAVLKNLKVPRGSN
- the rpmB gene encoding 50S ribosomal protein L28 → MAKICEHCGKKPQVGNNVSHANNKTKRRFEPNLVKVRAQLPSGEVTTVTVCTRCLRSGVVTKPAVKSA